A genomic window from Punica granatum isolate Tunisia-2019 chromosome 2, ASM765513v2, whole genome shotgun sequence includes:
- the LOC116198053 gene encoding 60S ribosomal protein L13-2 encodes MVKHNNVVPNGHFRKHWQNYVKTWFNQPARKVRRRLARQKKAVKIFPRPTEGPLRPIVHGQTLKYNMKVRAGRGFSLEELKAAGIPKKLAPTIGIAVDHRRKNRSLEGLQANAQRLKTYKAKLVVFPRRPRKFKAGDSTAEELASATQVQGSYMPIVREKPSVELVKVTDEMKSFNAYAKLRVERTNKRHYGARLKKAAEAEKEDKK; translated from the exons ATGGTGAAGCACAACAATGTTGTGCCCAATGGGCACTTCAGGAAGCACTGGCAGAACTACGTCAAGACCTGGTTCAACCAGCCTGCTCGTAAAGTCAGGAGACGCCTAG CTAGGCAAAAGAAGGCCGTGAAGATCTTCCCTAGGCCTACTGAGGGACCACTTAGACCGATTGTTCATGGTCAGACACTGAAGTATAACATGAAAGTCAGGGCTGGAAGGGGATTCTCTCTTGAGGAGCTCAAg GCTGCTGGTATTCCCAAGAAACTGGCTCCAACTATTGGAATTGCAGTGGACCACCGCCGCAAGAACAGATCCTTGGAGGGTCTCCAGGCTAATGCGCAGAGGCTGAAGACCTACAAGGCCAAGTTGGTTGTCTTCCCGAGACGGCCAAGGAAATTCAAG GCTGGTGATTCTACTGCAGAGGAACTCGCCAGCGCCACCCAGGTGCAAGGCTCTTACATGCCTATTGTCAGGGAGAAGCCTTCTGTTGAGCTTGTCAAGGTCACGGACGAGATGAAGTCGTTCAATGCCTATGCCAAGCTCCGCGTGGAACGCACGAACAAGCGCCACTATGGTGCCAGGTTGAAGAAGGCGGCTGAGGCTGAGAAGGAGGATAAGAAGTGA
- the LOC116196133 gene encoding protein TRANSPARENT TESTA 9, giving the protein MWFSFWRSRNRFSVDELRYLTDQLLKFQVVNEVNKDFVIEALRSIAELITYGDQHDSSFFDFFMEKQVMGEFVRILRISRTVSVSLQLLQTMSIMIQNIKNEHAIYYMFSNEHINSLITYSFNFDNEELLSYYISFLRAISGKLNKNTISLLVKTENDEIVSFPLYVEAIRFAFHEENMIRTAIRALTLNVYHVGDDGVNRFVASPPHAKYFSNMVKFFCKQCIDLNGLVTNASGKSEPDLIAKIFSAVDEIEDTLYYFSDIISAGIPDIGRLLTDKILKHLVFQLLLPSLRTESNQEGQIGSITSLYLLCCILHIVKIKDLANVIAAVLFSQPEAVVSNRGIKVNGIVSSHKCIDERQQSGDESVTKENSGALKITVPSSSSDMMSDSGDCTIRKPSTVSHGVRETLLSYIRCGNDVQVLGSLSVLAMLLQTKELDESMLDALGILPQRKKHKKLLLEALVGETSGEEQLFTSEASSRRDSISSELDDYIERLKEQYGLSNLILEEGASPRVHRFQVLDVLVTLLCRSNISAETLWYGGWLLRQLLPYGEGEFSSHHLLTLKESYRESACALMGETRGSWPDHVVTILCDEWRKCKRAIEAPSPRKEPKYILLSLLRPSEDGVPSNSSYAAGEKMCETVKVFVLLHQLQVFSIGRTLPEQPPIGSPSDSSESSRGKTAGLDECGPKAGTEIKLGDAVPCRISFERGRERHFHFLAASVGSNGWILLAEELPLKPRHGVVRVAAPLASSNPKIDEKHPKWLHLGIRPSTLPFLDPTKSPLQGKAKARALVDGRWTLAFRDEESCKSALSMTLEEINMQSNEVEKRLKPLVSLDAISGSSNLAPHPLFHKSVSPLNS; this is encoded by the exons ATGTGGTTCTCGTTCTGGAGATCCAGGAACAGATTCTCCGTCGACGAGCTGAG ATACTTAACTGATCAGCTTCTTAAGTTCCAGGTTGTTAACGAAGTTAACAAG GATTTTGTCATTGAAGCATTGAGATCAATTGCAGAATTAATAACATATGGTGATCAACATGACTCGTCCTTTTTTGA TTTTTTTATGGAGAAGCAAGTCATGGGGGAGTTTGTACGGATACTAAGGATTAGTAGAACTGTTAGCGTCTCCCTTCAGTTGCTGCAGACAATGAGTATAATGATTCAGAACATCAAAAATGAACATGCTATAT ATTACATGTTCAGCAATGAACATATCAACAGCCTCATAACATATTCGTTCAACTTCGACAATGAGGAGCTGCTGTCTTATTATATATCTTTCTTAAG AGCAATAAGTGGAAAGCTGAACAAGAACACAATTTCCCTGCTTGTAAAGACTGAAAAT GATGAAATCGTTTCCTTCCCACTATATGTTGAAGCAATTAGATTTGCATTCCATGAGGAGAATATGATCCGAACGGCAATACGTGCTCTCACGCTTAATGTATACCATG TTGGAGATGATGGTGTAAATAGATTTGTTGCAAGCCCTCCCCATGCAAAATACTTTTCGAACATGGTCAAATTCTTTTGCAAACAGTGCATTGACTTAAATGGGCTAGTTACTAATGCTTCTGG GAAATCTGAGCCAGACTTAATCGCTAAGATTTTTTCTGCAGTTGATGAAATTGAGGATACTTTATACTATTTTAGTGATATAATTTCCGCTGGTATTCCTGATATTGGGAGGTTATTGACAGACAAGATTTTGAAGCATTTGGTCTTTCAGTTGCTTCTTCCTTCTCTGAGAACAGAATCTAATCAA GAGGGACAGATTGGTTCCATTACCTCCCTCTATTTGCTTTGCTGCATTCTACACATTGTCAAAATCAAAGATTTGGCTAATGTCATAGCTGCTGTTCTTTTCTCCCAACCTGAGGCAGTTGTTTCAAACCGTGGAATTAAAGTCAATGGCATTGTATCTAGTCATAAATGTATCGATGAAAGACAGCAATCAGGTGATGAAAGTGTTACAAAGGAAAACAGTGGAGCACTTAAAATCACCGTGCCTTCCTCTTCAAGTGATATGATGAGTGATTCAGGCGATTGTACTATAAGAAAGCCTTCTACTGTTTCACATGGAGTGAG GGAGACTTTGCTTTCTTATATCAGATGTGGGAACGATGTTCAAGTTTTGGGTTCCTTAAGTGTGCTGGCAATGTTGTTACAGACAAAAG AACTGGATGAATCGATGCTAGATGCACTCGGAATACTTCCTCAACGAAAAAAGCACAAGAAACTCCTGCTG GAAGCCTTGGTTGGAGAGACGTCTGGGGAAGAGCAACTCTTTACATCAGAAGCTAGCTCAAGGAGAGATAGCATAAGCAGCGAACTTGATGATTATATAGAAAGGCTTAAG GAGCAGTATGGTCTATCAAATTTAATTCTGGAAGAGGGAGCTAGCCCTAGGGTACATAGGTTTCAG GTATTAGATGTTCTGGTTACTCTTCTGTGCCGGTCAAACATATCAGCAGAAACTCTATGGTATGGTGGTTGGCTTTTACGGCAATTGCTCCCCTATGGCGAGGGAGAGTTCAGCAGTCATCATCTGCTGACACTCAAA GAGTCATACAGGGAGAGTGCTTGTGCTCTTATGGGGGAGACAAGAGGCAGCTGGCCTGATCATGTTGTGACAATCCTTTGTGATGAGTGGAGAAAGTGCAAAAGAG CAATTGAGGCACCGTCACCCAGAAAGGAGCCAAAGTACATACTCTTGTCACTGTTGAGGCCATCTGAAG ATGGTGTTCCAAGTAATTCTTCTTATGCTGCTGGTGAAAAGATGTGTGAGACGGTCAAG GTGTTTGTGCTGCTGCATCAACTGCAAGTGTTTTCAATAGGTAGAACTTTGCCTGAGCAACCTCCCATTGGTTCACCAAGTGATAGCAGTGAAAGTTCGCGTGGAAAAACTGCTGGATTAGATGAATGTGGTCCCAAGGCGGGCACTGAAATAAAACTTG GTGATGCTGTGCCCTGCAGAATTTCATTTGAGAGGGGTCGGGAGCGTCATTTCCACTTTCTAGCTGCCTCTGTGGGATCTAATGGATGGATTCTCCTTGCTGAGGAGTTGCCACTGAAGCCGCGTCATGGAGTTGTGCGAGTTGCTGCTCCTTTGGCCAGTTCAAAT CCCAAGATTGACGAGAAACACCCGAAATGGCTACATCTTGGGATCCGTCCCTCCACACTTCCCTTCTTAGACCCCACCAAGTCTCCCCTACAAGGAAAGGCAAAGGCCAGAGCTCTGGTTGATGGGAGGTGGACTCTCGCATTTCGGGATGAAGAGTCCTGCAAGTCAGCTCTGTCCATGACTCTCGAGGAGATCAATATGCAAAGCAACGAGGTAGAGAAGAGGCTGAAACCTCTTGTCAGCCTCGATGCCATCTCAGGTTCTTCAAATCTCGCTCCACATCCTCTGTTCCACAAGTCAGTTTCCCCTCTAAATTCATAA